A genomic window from Streptococcus sanguinis includes:
- a CDS encoding metal-sulfur cluster assembly factor has protein sequence MRDDIKINDRAAAIQDKLVEKLERIYDPDVELDVYNLGLIYEINLDENGHCKVVMTFTDTACDCAESLPIAIMDSLKKIEEIESASVEVTWSPAWKITRISRFGRIALGISPR, from the coding sequence ATGAGAGACGATATCAAAATCAATGACCGAGCAGCTGCCATTCAGGATAAATTGGTGGAGAAGCTCGAGCGTATTTACGATCCGGATGTAGAGCTGGATGTCTATAACTTAGGGCTGATTTATGAAATTAACTTAGACGAAAACGGCCACTGCAAGGTTGTCATGACCTTTACCGATACAGCCTGCGACTGTGCTGAAAGCCTACCCATCGCCATCATGGACTCTCTTAAGAAAATTGAGGAGATTGAAAGTGCCTCTGTCGAGGTTACTTGGTCTCCTGCTTGGAAAATCACCCGTATCAGCCGTTTCGGCCGCATTGCCTTGGGGATCAGTCCTAGATAA
- the ilvD gene encoding dihydroxy-acid dehydratase codes for MTDKDIRHRSKIYDSMVKSPNRAMLRATGMTDKDFETPIVGVISTWAENTPCNIHLHDLGKLAKEGIKAEGAWPVQYGTITVADGIAMGTPGMRFSLTSRDIIADSIEAAMGGHNVDAFVAIGGCDKNMPGSMIAIANMDIPAVFAYGGTIAPGNLDGKDIDLVSVFEGIGKWNHGDLTAEEVRRIECNACPGPGGCGGMYTANTMATAIEVLGMSLPGSSSHPAESKDKQEDIEAAGRAVVKMLKMGLKPSDILTREAFEDAITVTMALGGSTNATLHLLAMAHAANVELTLDDFNVIQEKVPHLADLKPSGQYVFQDLYEVGGVPAVMKYLLANGFLHGDRITCTGKTVAENLAEFADLTPGQKVIMPLENPKRADGPLIILHGNLAPDGAVAKVSGVKVRRHVGPAKVFDSEEAAIDAVLADEVVDGDVVVVRYVGPKGGPGMPEMLSLSSIIVGKGQGDKVALLTDGRFSGGTYGLVVGHIAPEAQDGGPIAYLRTGDMVTVDQDTKEISMAVSDEELAKRKAETTIPPLYSRGVLGKYAHMVSSAAKGAVTDFWKPEETGKK; via the coding sequence ATGACAGATAAGGATATTCGTCACAGAAGTAAGATTTATGACAGCATGGTTAAATCTCCTAACCGTGCCATGCTTCGCGCGACGGGGATGACTGATAAAGATTTTGAAACGCCTATTGTTGGGGTGATTTCCACTTGGGCGGAAAATACACCTTGTAACATCCATTTGCATGACTTGGGCAAGCTGGCCAAGGAAGGCATCAAAGCAGAGGGCGCTTGGCCAGTTCAGTACGGAACTATTACGGTTGCGGACGGGATTGCCATGGGAACGCCAGGGATGCGCTTCTCTCTGACCTCACGCGACATCATCGCAGACTCCATTGAGGCTGCCATGGGCGGGCATAACGTGGATGCCTTTGTAGCTATCGGGGGCTGTGATAAAAATATGCCAGGCTCCATGATTGCCATTGCCAACATGGATATTCCTGCTGTCTTTGCCTACGGCGGAACAATTGCACCGGGGAATCTGGACGGCAAGGATATTGACTTGGTTTCTGTCTTTGAAGGAATCGGGAAATGGAACCATGGTGACTTGACAGCTGAGGAAGTGCGCCGCATTGAGTGTAATGCCTGCCCTGGTCCTGGTGGCTGTGGCGGTATGTATACGGCTAATACCATGGCGACGGCTATTGAAGTTCTGGGCATGAGTCTGCCAGGTTCTTCTTCTCACCCTGCTGAGTCTAAGGACAAGCAAGAGGATATCGAAGCGGCGGGTCGTGCTGTTGTGAAAATGCTGAAAATGGGGCTGAAGCCGTCTGATATCTTGACACGTGAAGCTTTTGAAGATGCAATCACAGTGACCATGGCTCTGGGTGGCTCGACCAATGCTACTCTGCACTTGCTGGCCATGGCGCATGCGGCCAATGTTGAGCTGACGCTTGATGACTTCAATGTCATTCAAGAGAAGGTGCCGCATTTGGCTGACTTGAAACCATCCGGTCAGTATGTCTTCCAAGACCTTTATGAGGTCGGTGGAGTGCCGGCTGTGATGAAGTATCTATTGGCGAACGGATTCCTGCATGGCGACCGTATTACTTGTACAGGTAAGACGGTGGCAGAGAATCTGGCAGAATTTGCTGATCTGACACCAGGTCAAAAGGTTATTATGCCGCTTGAAAATCCAAAACGTGCAGACGGTCCGCTTATCATCTTGCATGGTAATCTGGCTCCAGATGGTGCTGTTGCTAAGGTTTCTGGTGTTAAAGTACGCCGTCACGTGGGACCAGCTAAGGTCTTTGACTCAGAAGAAGCTGCTATTGATGCGGTACTAGCCGATGAAGTGGTCGATGGCGATGTGGTTGTAGTTCGTTACGTTGGACCAAAGGGTGGCCCTGGTATGCCAGAAATGCTGTCACTTTCTTCTATCATCGTAGGGAAAGGTCAAGGAGACAAGGTAGCCCTTCTGACCGATGGTCGCTTCTCAGGCGGTACTTACGGCTTGGTTGTCGGACACATTGCTCCAGAAGCCCAGGATGGTGGTCCGATTGCCTATCTTCGTACAGGCGATATGGTCACGGTTGACCAAGATACCAAGGAAATTTCTATGGCGGTCTCTGACGAAGAGCTGGCGAAACGTAAGGCAGAAACGACTATTCCACCGCTTTATAGTCGCGGGGTACTTGGTAAATATGCTCACATGGTATCCTCTGCCGCTAAAGGTGCTGTTACTGACTTCTGGAAACCAGAAGAAACAGGTAAGAAATAG